One Archangium violaceum genomic window, TCCAGAAACGACACACCCGGGTAGAGAGGAAAGACAATCTCGAGGCTGGAAGCCCTTGCGTGGACTCCTTGTTGGGTTTGACGAAGCCACTCTGTCCTGTCAGCCTCATGTCCGAAAGGACGTAGTTCCCTCGTTTTCCGTCATGGCCCGTGACATTGGCTTCCTCCTCTTCCCCTCGTTCCAGATCCTCGATTTCACCGGTCCGGTGGCGGTCTTCGAGGAGCCCCCAGGCGACCGGGGGCCGTCCCCCTACCGGCTGCGGATACTGTCCGCGAAGGGAGGACTGGTCACGAGCTCCTCCGGCGTCGCGGTCATGACGGAGCGGTTCGGCGAGCCCGCGTTCGACACGCTCGTGGTCGTGGGGGGAGCGGGGACGCTCGCGGCGATGCAATCGCCCCCGGTGCTGGACTTCGTCCGGGCCGCTGCGGCGGTGTCCCGGCGGGTCGCGAGCATCTGCTCCGGCGCCGGCATCCTGGCCGCCGCGGGGCTGCTCGACGGCCGGCGAGCGACCACCCACTGGCGGTTCGCCGCGTATCTCCAGCGCCACTACCCGCGCGTGCGCGTCGACGAGGAGCGGATCTTCATCCAGGACGGTCCCATCTGGACATCGGCGGGAGTCACCGCCGGCATCGATCTCTCGCTCGCACTGCTCGAGGAAGATCTCGGCCTCGACGTGTCGCGGGCCAGGGCGCGCGCGCTGGTGGTCTACCACCGCCGTCCGGGAGGACAGTCCCAGTTCTCCACACTGCTCGAGCTCGACCCGCCCTCGGATCGGATCCGCCAGGCGTTGACCTTCGCGCGCGAGCATCTCCATGAGCCGTTGAAGGTGGAGCGGCTCGCGGAGGTGGCGTGTCTGAGTCCGCGTCAGTTCGGACGGGCCTTCCTGGCGGAGACCGGACAGACACCCGCCAAGGCGATCGAGCGGCTGCGCGCCGAGGCGGCCCGGGTGCGGCTCGAGACGGGCTCCGAGTCCATCGAGCAGGTGGCTGACGCGGTGGGGTTCTCGGACCCCGAACGGATGCGCCGCGCCTTCGTGCGGTTGTTCGGACAGCCGCCCCAGGCGATCCGGCGGAGCGCACGGGCGGCGGAGGCGGTCCGCTGAGAGCACAACAGGCCGCCGGATGTTGCGCTATAGCTCGCTTCGATGACCCTCGCTCCAACGATGTACGACTTCCAGCGCGCACTCTCCGGCTTCGACTCACGGCGAATCAAACTGTCGCTGACCCTCGTGGGCGATCACTTCTACGCCGAGTGCGAGGGGCAGAGCTTCGACGGTCCACTGACCCGCGCGGCCCTGTG contains:
- a CDS encoding GlxA family transcriptional regulator — translated: MARDIGFLLFPSFQILDFTGPVAVFEEPPGDRGPSPYRLRILSAKGGLVTSSSGVAVMTERFGEPAFDTLVVVGGAGTLAAMQSPPVLDFVRAAAAVSRRVASICSGAGILAAAGLLDGRRATTHWRFAAYLQRHYPRVRVDEERIFIQDGPIWTSAGVTAGIDLSLALLEEDLGLDVSRARARALVVYHRRPGGQSQFSTLLELDPPSDRIRQALTFAREHLHEPLKVERLAEVACLSPRQFGRAFLAETGQTPAKAIERLRAEAARVRLETGSESIEQVADAVGFSDPERMRRAFVRLFGQPPQAIRRSARAAEAVR